The following DNA comes from Streptomyces sp. Ag109_O5-10.
TGGCGGCGGCGATGGAGAAGCGGAGCCGGGCGCCCATGCCGGAGGAGTAGGTGCGCATCGGGAGGGTGATGAAGTCGCCCTTCTCGTTGATGCCGGAGAAGTCGACGATGTCCTGGTAGCGCTCCTTGATCTCCTCGCGGGACATGCCCATGGCGAGGCCGCCGAGGTAGACGTTCTTCTCGCCGGTCAGGTCGCCCATCAGGGCCGCGTTGACGCCGAGGAGCGAGGGCTGGCCGTCGGTGTAGATGGCGCCGTTCTCCACCGGGAGCAGGCCGGCGACCGCCTTGAGCAGGGTCGACTTGCCGGATCCGTTGGTGCCGATCAGGCCGATCGCCTCGCCCTTGTAGGCGACGAAGGAGACGTTCTTGACCGCGTGCACCTTGCGGACGCCGGCCGCCTGCTCCACCTGCTTGCGGCGCAGCATGCGGTTGAGGGCGGCGGTGGCGGAGCCGCGTCCGGAGCCGGTCCCGTTGACCCGGTAGACGATGTCGACGCCATCGCAGATGACGGTGGGGACGTCGCTCACGGTGCGGGACTCACGCACGGAGGGGGTGTCGGTCATGCTGGGGGTGTCGCTCGCGTTCTCAGCCACGGCCGTACGTCTCCTCAGCCTTCCAGAAGTAGATGAAGCCGCCGACGCCGGCGACGAGGGCCCAGCCGGTCGCGAGGACCCAGACGTGGGGCGGAAGCTGGTGCGCGTGGAAGCTGTCGATCAGGGCGTAGCGCATGAGGTCGATGTAGACCGCGGCCGGCTGCGCCTTGAGTACCGGGTTCACCCAGCTCGGCAGGCCGCTGTGCTGGCCGGTCAGCTTGTCGATGTTCCACATGACGCCGGAGACGTACATCCAGGTGCGCAGCACGAACGGCATCAGCTGGGCGATGTCCGGGGTCTTGGCGCCCCACCGGGCCATGATCATCGCCACGCCGGCGTTGAAGCTGAACTGCAGGATCAGCGCCGGGATCGCCAGCAGCCAGGAGGCGGCCAGCGGCACGCCGAAGCAGAGCAGGATGACGACCAGGGCGGCCATGGAGAACAGCAACTGCTGGAGCTGCTGGATGCAGAAGGAGATCGGCAGCGCGGCCCGCGGGAAGTGCAGGGCCCGGACGAGGCCGAGGTTGCCGGAGATCGCGCGCGTGCCGACCATGATCGAGCTCTGCGTGAACGTCCAGATGAACACGCCCGTGACCAGGAACGGGATGTAGTCCGGCACGCCCTTCTTGGTGTGCAGCAGGACACCGAAGATGAAGTAGTACACCGCCGCGTTCAGCAGCGGGGTCATGACCTGCCAGACCTGCCCGAGCTTCGCCTGGGCGTACTGGGCGGTGAGCTTGGCGGTGGCGAAAGCGGTGATGAAGTGGCGCCGCTCCCACAGCTGGCGGATGTACGCCGGCAGGGAGGGGCGGGCGCCGCTGACCGAGAGGCCGTGCCGGGCGGCGAGCGCCGCGAGGTCGTCCTCGGCCGTGACCGGAGTCGGGGGCGGTGTGTGGAGAACCTGGGTCACATCCGCTGCTTTCTCACTCGGGGGGTGGGGGTGCTGCGGCGTCCGGCTGATCGCCCGGCCCCGTCACCCGGCGTTCACTTACGCTTTTCTTCACGTTTTCTTACGTCGGGACGGGACCGTTTCGTCGCAACGGGAGCGTAGGCCGAGTTGGCGTCGGAACGCAACCGTTTCGTCGTCACGGAGACGTGTGCGCCGTGACACTCCCGAGGTCGGGCCGCGACCGATTCGTTGTGGAGGGCGGACCGGAGCGGTGTTCGATACGGCGGTGAGCTGGGTGTCGTTCAGCAGGAGCGGTTGCGGCGATCGGGTGGTGAGAGCCGTCGGAACGCAACCGTTTCGTCGTTACGCCCCTATGCTGTGAGGCATGACGACGAACGCCGAGGAGTCCCAGACGCGTCCGCGCCGACGAGCCCCCGCCGGGGCGGCCGTCCTCCGCGAGGACGTGACCGAGGCCATCCGGGCCGCCGTCTTCGAGGAACTCGCGGCGGTCGGGTACGCCCGGATGTCCATCGAGGGCATCGCGCGCCGCGCCGGCGTCGGCAAGACCGCCGTCTACCGCCGCTGGCGCTCCAAGCTGCACCTGGTCCTCGACGTCGTCTCCGCCCTCGCCGTGCTGGGCCTGCCGGTGCCCGACACCGGCTCCCTGGAGGGCGACCTGCGGCTGCTGTACGAGGTCACCTCCCGTGCGCTGCGCCACCCGGTCGCCTCCCAGATCATCCCCGACCTGCAGGCCGAGGCGGCCCGCAACCCCGACATCGCCGAGGCCATGCAGAAGACGCTGCGCGAGGGCCAGGAGGGCGTCGCCAGCAAGATCATCGAGGCGGCGCAGCGGCGTGGTGAACTCGCCGAGGGCATCGACGACGACCTTGCGATGGACCTGATCTCCGGTCCGTTGTACTGGCGCTCGGTGGTGATCCGCACCCCCAAGCTGCCGAAGGGGTACCTGGCGGCGCTGGCCCGCGGGACCACGGAGGCGCTCAAGGCGCTGTGACCACTCGGACCGGGGATGTCACAGGCCGCGCGGCCGTCTCGTCGTAGAGGGCGCAGGCATCCTCGAACAGGGAGTGGACGATGAACCTCGCGCTGTGGATCACCGCCGGGCTGCTCGCCGCGGTGGCACTGGCCGGCGGGATCAGCAAGACGTTCGTGCCGAGGGAGAAGCTGGCCGCGGCGCACGGGGGCGGCTGGACCGGTGACGTCGGCGACGGTTTCGTACGGACGCTGGGCGTCCTCGAGCTGCTGGCCGCGGCGGGCCTGGTCGTGCCCGCCGTCACCGGCGTCGCGCCGGTACTGGTGCCGGTGACCGCCACGTCCTGGGTCCTGCTGATGACCGGTGCGATGATCACCCACGGCCGGCGCGGGGAGCGGGCGTTCGTGGCGCTGAACCTCTTCTATCTGATCCTCGCGCTGGTCGTCGCGGTGGGCCGGTTCGGCCCGGGCTCCTTCTGAACGTCCGGAACTTCTGGCACTTTCGACGGGACATGGGCATGGGCATGGGGGAGTGGACATGAAGTCCAGGACCGAGGAGTTCCAGGAACTGCGGCCGCTGCTGTTCTCGATCGCGTACCGGCTGCTGGGCAGCGTCGTCGAGGCCGAGGACGCCGTCCAGGAGGCCTGGCTGCGCTTCGCCGGCTCACCGGCGGAGATCAGGTCGCCGAAGGCCTTCCTGTCGGCCGCCGTGACCCGGATCTCGATCGACGTACTGCGCTCGGCCCGGGTCCGCCGCGAGGAGTACGTCGGACCCTGGTTCCCCGAGCCGCTGCTCGCCGACCCCTACGAGGACCCGGTCAGGTCGGCGGAGCTGGCCGACTCGGTGTCGATGGCGGCCCTGCTGCTCCTGGAACGGCTCAGCCCCCTGGAGCGCGCGGTCTTCGTCCTGCGCGAGGTGTTCGACTTCGGCTTCCCCGAGGTCGCGTCGGCGGTGGGCCGCTCGGAGTCGGCCTGCCGCCAGCTGGCGGTGCGGGCCCGGCGCCACATGGCCGAGGGCCGCCCCCGCTTCGAGGCGGACCGCAGGGAACGCGAGGAACTGGCCGCGCGCTTCTTCGCGGCCCTCCACGAGGGCGATGTGGCCGCCCTCCAGGACCTGCTCGCCGCCGACGTGTCGCTGGTCGGCGACGGCGGCGGCAAGGCCCCGCAGCTGGCCCGCGCGGTCCTGGGCGCCCAGAACGTGGCCCGGCTCCTCGCCGCCGTCTTCCCGGCGCTGGCCCGCATCGAGGTCACCGCCGAGCGGCACGAGGTCAACGGCCAGCCCGGCGCGATCCTCCGCGACCGCCAGGGCAGGGTCCTCCAGACCTTCTCCCTCGACATCCTCGACGGCCACATCCAGGCCGTCCGCCTGGTCCTCAACCCCGACAAACTCGCCCACGTGGGCCCGGTGGCCGACGTCTGGGCCGTCTCCGAGGAACTCAAACGGGCCCGCAGGACGGTGGAGTGACGGGGCCTCAGGACCCGAGGCGGCGGGCCAGTGCCGACAGGTCCGCCGTCCGCAGCACCCGGTCGCCGAACCCGGGCAGCGGCACGTGCAGGATGTCCGTCCACCGCTCCGGTACGGCCCCGACGCCGTGGACGGCACCGGCCAGGGCGCCGGTGACCGCCGCGACGGTGTCCGTGTCGCCGCCCAGGTCGACGGCTGCCCGGACGGCTTCCTCGTAGGAGGAGGTGGTCCGCAGCGCCCACACCGCGGAGCCGAGGCAGGGCCACACGGCGCCGTTGAACTCGGTCGCGAGGTCGGGGTGCCAGCCGGGGTCGAGGACGATGGCGTACCTGTCACGGTGACCGGGATGGACCGCATCCAGCGATTCCGGAACGGCGGTCAGCGGGTCGTCTCCGGACAGGGCGATCCGCAGCAACTCGTGCAGGATGGCGGTGCCCTCCCAGGCGGCCCGGTCCCCGTGGGTGAGCGCCGCCAGCCGGCGGCCGGCGTCCATGGTGCCGTCCCGGCCCAGGGCCGCGAAGTACACCCCGGACGTCGCGGCACGCATCAACGCTCCGTTGCCCGCGGCGCGCCGGCTGGTCTGGAAGTGCAGGGCGGCGGCGAGGTCCCACGGGTCTCCGCTGCCGAGCACGGCCTCGGTCTGCAGCCCGATGTCCTTCGGCTCGGCCGCCGCCCACCGCTGGAACCGCCCGAAGACGTCCGGGAGTTCGAGCCCGCCCCGTTCCACCAGGGACTCCCCGACCAGCACGGCCATCTGCGTGTCGTCGGTCGCCTCGCCGGGCTCCCACCCGCCGCCCCCGCACATCTCGCCACCGTGACCTTCCCCCGGGAACCGCGCGGAGAAGGCCCCCTCGGGGCCGAACTCGAAGGGAGCGCCCAGGGCGTCGCCGACGGCGGAACCGATGACGGCGCCCAGGACACGGTCGAGGCGGGAGGGGCGGGTCAGGCGGGGCATCCCCGCAGGGTACGCGGGCTCAGCCCCGGCCCGCCTCCGGATGCAGGCGCAGCCAGCCGGACCAGGCTGAGGTGATCATGTCGTGGACGTCGTGTTTGGCCTTCCAGCCGAGTTCGGTGGTGATGCGGTCGGCGGAGGCGACGACGCGGGCCGGGTCGCCGGGGCGGCGGGCGGTGACGGCCGGGGGGAGGTCGTAGCCGGTGACGGTGCTGATGCGGTCGATCATCTCGCGGACCGAGACGCCCTCGCCGCGCCCGATGTTGAGGGTGAGAGTGCGGCCCGGCTCGGCCTGGAGGGCGCGGGCCGCGGCCACGTGGGCCTCGGCGAGGTCCACCACGTGGATGTAGTCGCGGACGCAGGTGCCGTCCGGGGTCGCGTAGTCGTCGCCGAAGATGCGCGGCGGGGCGTTCTCCGTGAGCTTCTCGAAGACCATCGGGACCAGGTTGTAGACGCCGACGTCGGCGAGTTCCGGGCGGGCCGCGCCGGCCACGTTGAAGTAGCGGAGCGAGGCCGTGGCCAGGCCGGTGGCCCGGCCCGTCGCGCGGACCAGCCACTCGCCCGCCAGCTTCGTCTCGCCGTACGGCGACATCGGCACGCACGGCGTCTCCTCTGTCACCAGCTCGACGTCCGGCATGCCGTAGACCGCCGCGGAGGAGGAGAACACGAAGGACGGGACCCGGGCCTCCGTCACGGCCTGCAGCAGGACGCGCAGGCCTTCGACGTTCTCGTGGTAGTAGTGCAGCGGACGGTCCACCGACTCGCCGACCTGCTTCTTCGCCGCCAGGTGCACGACCCCGGTGACCTCGTGCTCGGCCAGGACCCGCGCGACCTTCTCACCGTCGAGCGTGGAGCCCGTCACCAGCGGCACGTCCTCCGGCAGGCGCTCGGCGATGCCGGTGGACAGGTCGTCGTACACCACCGTCCGCTCGCCCGCCTCCGCCATCGCGCGTACGACATGCGCCCCGATGTAACCGGCGCCGCCGGTGATCAGCCAGGTCATGTGCGGCCGTCCCCTCCGTGAGTTGGCCCGTGGTGTTTCGTCCGCCCGCGTTTTGGTCAGCCGCGGTCACTCCTCAGTGAACCAGGTGCCGCCGACATGCGCGGACGGGCGTACTGACGCACCGCGGTCATGCGGACACCCGACGTGTCCTCGCGGCGGCGGGTGGCGCGCCACAGCCGGGTCAGGGAGAGCACGGCGGCGGTGGCCAGCAGGCCGTTGCGGGCCAGCATCAGCAGGCAGCCGGTCCAGGTGCAGTGGACCACCTCGGCGTAGTACGCGGGGTAGGCGACGGCACTCAGCGCGGTCGCCGCCAGGACCAGCGCGGCGACCGGCCGCTGGGTGGTGTGCCGCGAGGTCAGGCAGACGGCGGCCAGGCCCACCAGCCAGATCATGTACTGCGGGCTGATCACCCGGCTGGTGACGGTGAAGAGGAGAACGGCGCTCAGTGCCGCGTCGTAGGGGGTGGCCGGCGTCCAGTGCCGGGCCCGGATCCGCCACAGCAGCAGCAGCGCGAAGGCGGCCGCGGTGAGCGCGAGGGACGCGGTCGCGACCGCGCGCACGTGCGGGCCGACCAGCTCGATGGCGCCGTACTGGTAGCGGGTGGTGCCCCGCCAGCCCGCGTGCCGCGCGAGGCTCAGCGCGGTCCCGCCGAGCGACTCGACCTGCACGCCCCGGCCGCCCTGCTGGCGGAGGAACGCGAGCGGGTTGCGGAACGACACCACGAAGACCGCCAGGGTCACGGTTCCGGTCAAGGCCGCGGTCAGCCACGCCCTGCGGGTCGGGCGTCCGCGCTCCAGGCCGAGCAGCACCAGTGCCGGCCACACCTTCACCAGCGCGCCCAGTGCCGCGAGCGCACCGCACGCGCGCGTGGAGCGCTCCAGCGCCAGCAGGGAGAGCACGGCGAAGGCGGTGACCTCCACGTCGTAGCGGGCCAGCGGAAGGTGCAGCAGCAGCGGCAGGCCGCCGGTCCACAGGGCCGCGCCGAGCAGGGTGCGGCCGGGGCGCCGGCCCGCGCGGGCCAGTGCCGCCGTGACCAGGGCGTCGGTGGCCAGGGTGAGCGCCACGAACGCCTGGAAGTAGCTCAGTTCCGGCACCAGCCCCGGCGCCAGCAGCACCGCGCCGGCACCCGGCGGGTACTGCCACAGCGTGTCGTGCGCCGGGAACGCGCCGTGCGACAGCACGCCGTACCAGTGGAAGTAGAGCCGCCACACTTCGCGCGCGACCGATCCGTGTCCCAGGCGTCGCTCGTTGTTGTGGGCGAGGAGCCACAGCATCAGCGCGCGCGTGGTGGCCCAGGCGACGGCGAGGCGGAGGAGCGGCGGGACGCGGCGCGGGGGGAGCCGGGGGGAGAGACGCGAGGCGCCGGACGGGCGGCGCAGACGCGGGAGTCGAACAGAAGAGGCGAACAAGACGCGCGGAAGCGGAGTGCACGGGTGGCGATTCATCGACCGCGAGCGTAAGCCGCGCGGATGGTGTATCCATGCCGATACGCCGTCATTACCCGGCAAAGGTTGGCTAATCGCAAAAGATCGGGCCGTGGTGAGTATCGGGCCTCTCGTAAAAGCACATCCGCGAACGACACGAACGGAAGACGACAGCCGGCCGGCTCCACGGAGTCGGCCGCGCCCGTTGGGCGGCCCGCCCCGGTGGCCGCGGGCCGCCCGGTTCCTCGCCGTGGCCGTCCCGGCCGCGGTGATGCTCGCCGTCGGGTTCTGGGGGCTGCACCGCGGCGGCATGTGGCGCGACGAGGCCGTCACCTACCAGGTCGCCCGGCGTACGGTGCCGCAGATCTGGCGGCTGCTGCACGAGGTCGACGCCGTGCACGGTCTGTACTACCTGCTGATGCACGTCGTCCTCGCCGCCGACCCCGGCCACCCCGGCGAGGTCGTCCTGCGGCTGCCCTCGGTGTGCGCGGCGGCCGGCACCGCGGCCCTGGTCGCCGCCCTCGGCATGCGCCTGGCCCGGCCGCGCGTCGGCCTGTGGGCCGGGCTGCTGTATGCGGTCACCCCGCTGGTCGGCCACTATGCGCAGGAGGGCCGCTCGTACGCTTTGGTCGCCGCGGGGGCCACCGGCGCCACGCTGCTCCTCGTCCGGGCGGTGCGGGAGGAGGGGCGGCGGCTGTGGTGGTGGTACGGCGCCGTGCTCGTACTCACCTGCTGGCTGCACGAGTTCGCCGTCCTGCTGCTGCTCGCGCACGCGGGAACCCTGGCGCTGGCCCGTTCGTCGGGAAGGGTGTGGCGCAGGTGGGGCTGCGCGGCCGGGGGCGTGGCGCTGTCGCTGCTGCCGATGGTCGTGGTCTCGCGCGGGCAGTCGGCCCAGGTGGCCTGGTTGCGGGAGCCGGACGTGGAGACCGCCCAGGAGTTGCTGCGCCAGTACCTCGGACCGACCGACGGGGTGTACTGGGCGTGCCTCGCGCTCGGGCTGCTGGGGCTGACGCGGCTGGTGGGCCGGCGCGGCGAGGTGACCCTCGCGGCGGTCGCGCTGCCCCTCGCGGTGCTGCCGCCGGTGGCACTGATGCTGGCCTCGCAGCTCACCCCGCTGTACGTCGACCGGTACGTGCTGTACGCGCTGGCCGGGGCGCCGTTGCTGGTGGCGCTCGGCGCGGACCAGGTCGCCCGGGTGCTGGGCCGGCTCTGGTCCCACGGCGCGCAGACGGCGCCCAGGTCGCCCGCGCTCACCCTGGCCGGGGTCCTGGCGGTGCTGCTCGCCTTCACCCACCAGGTGCCGCTGCTGCGGGCGGACCGGGTGCCGGGCACCCGTCCCGACGACCTCGGGGCGGTCGCGGCGGCCGTGGCCCGTGTGCTGCGGCCCGGCGACCCCGTGCTGTTCCTGCCGGCCCACGCGCGGGGGGCGGAGCTCGCCTATCCCGCCGACTTCAGGTCCACGAAGGACGTCGCCCTGGCCGAGCCGGGGCCGCGGTCGGGGACGTTGTACGGGCGTGAGGTGGGGGTGGGGACACTGCGGCGGCGGTTGGCAGGGGTGGACGAGGTGTGGGCGGTGATGGAGAAGTACGCGCTGGTGAGCGGGTACCGGCCGCGGCTCGCGACGGAGCGGGCCAAGTGGGCCGTGCTGAACCAGGAGTTCGTGCTGCGGCAGGAAATGGTGATCGACCGGATCGCGCTGCGGCTGTATGTGCGGCCGATTCGGGCGGGTTCGGAGGAGTCCGCAGTGCAGACCGGCGGGGACTGGTCGCGCCCACGCGGCGGCAGCCGCACAGCGGCAACAGCCCCGCGCCCCTAAAGGGGCGCCTCCGCGGCCGCCGCGTCCAGGGTCCCCGTCAGCTGGTCCAGGCGCTCCTTCAGGTCCCGGATCTCCTCCACGTCGAAGCCCGTCGCCGCCACGATCCGCCGCGGCACCTCCAGTGCCCGTTCGCGCAGCGCGGCGCCCTCCTCGGTCAGGCGCACCTCCACCGAGCGTTCGTCGCGCGTGCTGCGTTCGCGGCGCACCAGGCCCGCCGCCTCCAGGCGCTTGAGCAGCGGGGACAGCGTGCCGGAGTCCAGGCGCAGGTGCTCGCCGAGCTTCTTGACCGGGAGGTCGCCCTGTTCCCACAGCACCAGCATCACCAGGTACTGCGGGTAGGTGAGCCCGAGGTCCTTGAGGATCACGCGGTAGACACCGTTGAAGGCGCGGGACGCCGCGTGCAGGGAGAAGCAGATCTGGCGGTCCAGGCGGAGCCACTCCGCCTCGGGGGCGGGGCTCGGGGCGGAGCCGGGGAGCGGGGTCGTCGCGGTCATGGCTCAAGCGTAGCGCTTGCGAGTCATTTAGTTGTGGGCAATTGAATTGTGTGCTCTACTTGTGGTCGTCAGGGCGGCGGGAACGGGAGCCGCCGGACTCCGATACTTCGAGCACTTCGAGAGGGATGGTCTTCGATGGACGCCATCTACACCGCAGCCGCCACCGCCACCGGCCGGGAAGGACGGGCGGTCAGCTCGGACGGCCAGCTGGACCTCGCGCTGGCGTTCCCGCCCGCGCTGGGCGGCAACGGCCAGGGCACCAACCCCGAGCAGCTCTTCGCCGCCGGTTACGCCGCCTGCTTCGCCAGCGCCCTCGGCGCCATCGGCCGCCAGGCCAAGGTCGACACCGGCGAGATCTCCGTCACCGCCGAGGTCGGCATCGGCAAGGACGAGTCCGACGGCGGCTTCGCGCTCAAGGTCACCCTGCGCGTCGAGCTTCCCGAGGCGCTCGCCAACGAGACCGGCGAGAAGCTGGTCCACCAGGCCCACGACTTCTGCCCCTACTCCAAGGCCACCAAGGGCAACATCCCGGTCGAGCTCGTCATCGAGTAACCGATCGGGTGACCAGCGGTACCGGGGACGTGTCCCCCGTCCGGGTGAGCCGCGCGAGCACCTCCCCGGTTCGCCGGCTCCAGTCCACGACCACCGCCCCCGCGGGCAGCCGCTCCTGCCGCGTCAGCAGCAGCCAGCGCACCCGAGGGCGGTGGTCGTGGCCGTCGGTCAGCGCGATGCCGTACCCGGGGAGCAGCCGCACGGCGTAGTAGGCGTCCGTGACCACCGGTTCGCCCGGCCCGATGTGCCGGGCCGCCCAGTCGTACGACGGCCAGCGCGGCGGTTGCGCGAAGCCGACCGGGTCCACCGAGCGCGGTACGACCGCCCCGGCCTGCGCGGCCACGAACCCCAGGCAGACCCCGCCGGCCGCGGCCCAGCCCAGCACCCGCCGCCACCGGCACCAGGGTCGCTCCGCCGCCAGCTCCTGGGCGAGCGCGCACTGCGGCGCCAGCAGCACGAGCCCGAGCAGCCCGGCGAGCCGACCGCACACCAGCACCAGGCATTCCAGGGCGAACAGCAGCACGAGAGGGTCACGCCAGGCCGCGGGCCCCACCGCCCCCCGCTGCACCGGGCTGCCCGCCCGCCGGGCCCGCAGCCACAGCGCCGGGATCCCGAGCAGGGCCAGCCAGCACTGGCCGGCCCACTCGCCCAGGCCGGCATAGGGCCCGTACGCCGACGGCGGCGGCACGCGCGCGTGCGTCCCGAAGGCGAGCACGGCCGTCGCCACCGTGCACAGCAGCGCCCACCGCTCCCACACCGCGGCCCGCCACCCCCGCTGCCACCCCGTCACGAACGCCAGCGCCCCGGCCGCCGCGCCCACCCCGGTCACCGGGTCGACCAGCGTCACCGTCCCGTACAGCAGGCCGAGCGCCGCGTATCCGGACAGGCTGCGCAGGCCGCTCGGGCCGACGTAGCGCACCCGGCGCAGATCGCGGGCGCGGGCACCGGTCAGGGCCCAGGCCCAGAGGGTCAGGCCGAGGGCGAACGCGGACGGGTAGCCGAGGCTGCCGGTCAGCGGCAGCAGGGCCAGTGAGCCCCCGCCCCACGCCGGCCGCGTGCCCCACAGCACGGACACGAAGCCCAGCGCCAGCACCGGCGCCCAGGGGCGCGGGGTGAGGACGCGCACCAGCCGGCCGAGGCCCGTCAGCAGGACCAGCAGATTGAGCGGGCCGCACACCCGCAGCAGTTGCCACCCCGTCAGCCCGGTCAGCCGGGCGAGCGCGGCCTGGGCGAGTACGTAGGGGGAGGCGGCGGTGTCCGTCAGGCCGGCCAGCAGCCGGACCACCGCCGCCGCGTGCAGCCCGGCCTCGCAGCACGGCGGCACCCGCCAGTACGCCAGGGTCATCAGCAGCCAGAACAGCAGGCCGAAGACCTGGTAGGGGGTGAGCCTGCGGACGCGGCCGCCGCGCAGGGCGGTGGAGCCGGGCGTGGCGCGCCGGAGCAGGGCGCCGGTGCTCACCGGCGGAAACGGACGGGACGGACCATTTGCCAAGTGTTCCCGTCCGCCCCGGCCGCGCTGCCGTCCATCACCTCATCGAGTGACGCCGACCGCCCTGGGCGCCCCCTGTACGGGAACCGGCACCGGCCTGCGCACCAGCGGTTCGAGGAGCAGCGGCACGCCCACCACCGGCAGCAGCCACGCCAGTACGATCATCCGGTCGCCGAAGACGGTGATGTCGGGGTGTCCGGCCTGGGTGAGGATCCCGGTCCCGGCGGCCGCCAGCAGGAAGACGCCGAAGGCGGGCCGCCGCCGCGCTCCCCACGCCCCGGCCGCCAGCAGGGCCAGGAACAGCGGCTCCGTCAGCTGCCGCCGCAGCCACTCGACCCAGAAGCCGAACTCCAGATGGAGGAACTCCGGCCACGGGTGGACCCGGTCCGGGTGGGTGTAGTGGCCGGTCAGGAGGTCCTGCACGCTCTCCGCCTCGGAGGGGTAGCGCAGCAACCGGGCCAGGAGCAGGGTGGCCGCCACCGCCCCGCACCCCACCACCGCGATTGCGGCCACCCCACGCCCGGGACTCCGCCCGCTACCGGGACTTCGTCCGCCGCCGGGACGCGGCCCGTGCCGGCGGCGTCGCCACAACGCGACCACCGCCGCGGCCCCGGCCAGGCACGCGCCGAGGAAGAGCGCCTGCGAGTGCTTCACGGCGACCAGCGCGAGCAACGCGCCCGCCACCGGCACCGTCCCCGCCCGGCCCGTCAGGACCCGCGCGCACCCCCACAGCGCCGTCAGGGTCAGGGCCAGCATCAGGCCCTCCGTCATCGGCCGCATCGCGGTCGTGCCGACCGGCAGGACGTAGTACAGGACCTGCCCGGTCAGCGCGAGCGGCACCGGCACGGACACCGTCCGCAGCACCAGGAAGACCAGCACCCCGCCCGCGCCCGCGACCAGCACACTCGCCAGCCACACCCCCCAGGTCACCCCGAACACGGTGACGAACGGCACCAGGAACACCGGGTACCCGGGCCGCACCTCGAAGATCCGCCGCAGCCGGGGGGCCACGAACGGCACGACGTGCCCGTCCGTCTGCGCGCCCCCGGCCCGCAACCGCCGCTCCACCCGCCGTAGTTCACCGGCCCGGCACTCCGCGAACACCCGGCCCGCCGGACTCGGTGCGCGGAAGCGCAGCACGTCCACGCGCCGCGCGCGCTCCGCCGCCGACGCCTTGCCGGCGCACACCCAGTCCACCGTCCGGACCGCCGCCTCCCGCTGGCCCGCCCCGGCCAGGGTCAGCGCGTACGACACGTAGTTCTTGGAGTCCGGCGTGTCCCGGCCGGTGACGTCGGCGAGTTGCAGCAGGGCGAAGACGGCGGCCAGCACCAGCACCCAGGTGCGCGGTCTCACGTCGACGCCAGCAGGTCACGCGCCCCGGCCGGACCGGGCACCCGGCCGGGCGGATCCGGCATCGCCTCGCCGAGCAGCAGCGTCCGTACGACCCGTTCGGCGGCCCGGCCGTCGTCGAACTCGCAGAACCGGGACCGGAAATCGGCCCGCAGCCGCGCCGACTCCTCGTCCCGCCAGCCGCCCGAGGCGAACAGCCACGCCAGCTCCCGGTAGGTGCGCGAGACATGGCCCGGCGCCTCGGCGGTGATGTCGAGATAGGCGCCCCGGCTCGCGGTGTACGTCGGCCAGTCGTCGGCGTGCACCACGATCGGACGGTCCAGGTTGGCGTAGTCGAACATGATCGAGGAGTAGTCGGTGACCAGGGCGTCCGAGGCCAGCATGACCTCCTCGGCGTGCGGTTCGCCGGTGGCGTCGACCACGACGCCGCGCCGGTGCAGTTCGGCCAGGCCCAGCCCGCGCGCCGGACCGGTCGCGAGGGCCGGATGCAGGCGGACCACCAGCGTGTGCCCCTCCCCGAGGTCGGCGGCGAACCGGGCCAGGTCGATCCGGTCGACGTGACCGCCCCGTACGTAGTCGCGGCGGGTCGGCGCGTAGAGCACCACGGTGTGGCCGGCCGGAATGCCGTGCCGGGCCCGGAAGTCCGTCGGGCCGCCGGTGACCAGCACGTCGTTGCGCGGGCTGCCGGTGCGGGCCGACGCGAAGTGGCAGGGGTAGGCCCGCTCCCACACCAGCTCCGAGTGGCGGTTGGCGACCAGGCTGTGGTCCCA
Coding sequences within:
- a CDS encoding glycosyltransferase family 87 protein, translated to MLWLLAHNNERRLGHGSVAREVWRLYFHWYGVLSHGAFPAHDTLWQYPPGAGAVLLAPGLVPELSYFQAFVALTLATDALVTAALARAGRRPGRTLLGAALWTGGLPLLLHLPLARYDVEVTAFAVLSLLALERSTRACGALAALGALVKVWPALVLLGLERGRPTRRAWLTAALTGTVTLAVFVVSFRNPLAFLRQQGGRGVQVESLGGTALSLARHAGWRGTTRYQYGAIELVGPHVRAVATASLALTAAAFALLLLWRIRARHWTPATPYDAALSAVLLFTVTSRVISPQYMIWLVGLAAVCLTSRHTTQRPVAALVLAATALSAVAYPAYYAEVVHCTWTGCLLMLARNGLLATAAVLSLTRLWRATRRREDTSGVRMTAVRQYARPRMSAAPGSLRSDRG
- a CDS encoding glycosyltransferase family 39 protein; this encodes MGGPPRWPRAARFLAVAVPAAVMLAVGFWGLHRGGMWRDEAVTYQVARRTVPQIWRLLHEVDAVHGLYYLLMHVVLAADPGHPGEVVLRLPSVCAAAGTAALVAALGMRLARPRVGLWAGLLYAVTPLVGHYAQEGRSYALVAAGATGATLLLVRAVREEGRRLWWWYGAVLVLTCWLHEFAVLLLLAHAGTLALARSSGRVWRRWGCAAGGVALSLLPMVVVSRGQSAQVAWLREPDVETAQELLRQYLGPTDGVYWACLALGLLGLTRLVGRRGEVTLAAVALPLAVLPPVALMLASQLTPLYVDRYVLYALAGAPLLVALGADQVARVLGRLWSHGAQTAPRSPALTLAGVLAVLLAFTHQVPLLRADRVPGTRPDDLGAVAAAVARVLRPGDPVLFLPAHARGAELAYPADFRSTKDVALAEPGPRSGTLYGREVGVGTLRRRLAGVDEVWAVMEKYALVSGYRPRLATERAKWAVLNQEFVLRQEMVIDRIALRLYVRPIRAGSEESAVQTGGDWSRPRGGSRTAATAPRP
- a CDS encoding MarR family winged helix-turn-helix transcriptional regulator produces the protein MTATTPLPGSAPSPAPEAEWLRLDRQICFSLHAASRAFNGVYRVILKDLGLTYPQYLVMLVLWEQGDLPVKKLGEHLRLDSGTLSPLLKRLEAAGLVRRERSTRDERSVEVRLTEEGAALRERALEVPRRIVAATGFDVEEIRDLKERLDQLTGTLDAAAAEAPL
- a CDS encoding organic hydroperoxide resistance protein; the protein is MDAIYTAAATATGREGRAVSSDGQLDLALAFPPALGGNGQGTNPEQLFAAGYAACFASALGAIGRQAKVDTGEISVTAEVGIGKDESDGGFALKVTLRVELPEALANETGEKLVHQAHDFCPYSKATKGNIPVELVIE